Proteins encoded in a region of the Shewanella polaris genome:
- a CDS encoding DUF3859 domain-containing protein, translating to MRIGIYKVGNWRMTLTLNGKIIADKTFKVHLPD from the coding sequence ATGCGGATTGGTATTTATAAAGTGGGTAATTGGCGCATGACACTAACATTAAATGGCAAAATTATTGCCGACAAAACCTTTAAAGTGCATCTACCAGATTAA